Genomic segment of Drosophila ananassae strain 14024-0371.13 chromosome 2L, ASM1763931v2, whole genome shotgun sequence:
GTCAGATGTATCAACGCATTCAATATTCAAAGCATCGAGGCACTATTATTGGCCGCAGTGGGTGGCATTCTCATTGGGAACACCAAACGGCCGTACTAATGGAAACTTACGTGgctttttaattgatttgtgcCAAAAGTTTTATTGGTTTTTAAAGCCCGGTCGAAACAAATGGCAGCGATTGTTTGAGGCCAGGCCGAGACCCAAAACGGCGAACGCAATCGGAGACGACCCCCCGCCTGAGGAGCGCGCCTAATTATGGAATGCCAGAAATGGCAAATTAGCATAAAATTTAGcaacattaaaaattatactttATTATACTATATTGCTCGAATACCTGGCGGGTGTGTGTGCTCTTTTTTATTGTTGCTCTGTGACTAAATTGATTAATGAGCCAATTTAATAGTTGTGTCTGCCTATGGAGATATTTTTATGACActtcaaaaattatgacgggcattttttccgtttttaatatttgacaATTTGGTCTTTCAACCATTGGTGGGGAATtggggtttttgttttgaatataCCGTTGGACACATGTTGCACAatttgcttgttttttataatttgggTTCACAGTGAAAGTGCTGAGGGGGTGGGGAGGGTCTTCTGGCCAGGTCATTAAATTGtggccataaaaataaattcggGGCTGGGCGGATTAAGCGAGTTATGGCCTGGTGTTAAGGTGTTGGCGGCACATTTCTTTCACGGAATATTGAGTGGgggtattttttaaggttttttttttttggcaattttaATGGGCCCCTCATTAAAtgcaaaatttgatttatcTGGTTTTGGCCATTCAGATGCTAATGATGGCAATAGAATGGCGAGTTATTGTTCGGTACGATTTTTGACGGTTATTCCCAGCAGTtaggcttttatttttggcattaaATCGTGACATGGATtctttatttcaaatttatactaataatatttattatttcaatatgccgtttttattatttcaagtAACAACTTccttcattattttatttgtcgAAAACAAAAGCCAGGCTTTTCCAATCACTTTATTCGAATGAAGTCGGTTTAAATATTAGTTCGTTTTTCGTTTCAAAACAATCAGGAActatttaaaactttttctgtttttcatttctgttttttctttttttttttttgtaatcaTGTCTTGGGACGACATTTTATTAACCAATCATAAGTCGATCCCTCAGTCAGTTCTCTTGGAAGGCCGCTACAGtgaattctttaatttctaCAATAATTTGGAGACCCACATCGCGCTGCTAAGAGATTCCGTTCGAACAGAGGCTTTTCGGGATGCAATACTCCAAAATAGGGAGTTCTTCGAGGGAAAAATTGTGCTGGATGTGGGCTGTGGTACAGCAATCCTCTCCCTCTTTGCCGCCGACGCTGGAGCTAGCAAGGTTATAGCCGTGGAAAATACGGATACTGCAGATCTTGCCTTGGAAATCGTAAAGGACAACGACAAGGAGCATGTGGTGAAGGTGGTCAAGGGCTTGGTGGAGCAACTGAAGCTTCCCGATGGCATTGAGAAGGTGGACATAATAATCTCTGAGTGGATGGGGTAGGTTTTTGTTTCTCTTAATGAAAATATAATGAAAAAATCTGTACTATAGAAACGCTCTTTATATGGAGGGTATGCTGAATTCGGTGCTTTTTGCCAGGGACAAGTGGCTCAAACCCGGAGGCCTCATCCTCCCCAGCCTTGCCAATCTGTGGATGATCGGTGCCAGTGACCCCCATCGCATGGCCAACCTAAACTTCTGGCGCGACGTCGAGGGTATAGACATGAGCTGCCTGAGGAAGCAGTTTTCCCAGGCGCCCACTGTGGACTGCGTGCCCATCCAGCAGCTGCTCACGGACGAGTGCTGGATTCACTCCACCCACTTGGACACTGTCCGGAACGAACCAGTGGTCTTCCGCTCGAACTTCGTGCTGAGAGTCCTGCGCCCCGGGGTGATCAATGTCCTGGTATTGTACTTCGACGTGGGATTCTTTTACGGGGAGAACCAGACCCCCATAACCCTGTGCACGTCTCCGCGCTCACCCTGGACGCACTGGGAACAGACCCTGCTTCACCTGGACGAGCCTCTGTTTGTCAAAGCCAATGATCAGGTGCGTGGCATCCTGGCCATGATGCCGAGCGCTGTGAACGGACGCTGCATGAACTTTGAACTGAGCATCAGCTTCCGGGGAGATCGCACCCGTGTGGAGAGCTTCAAGAGATTTACCTCGGACTGATTTTGAGTGGGAATTAGTGCCATTGTCGTCCAAAGATTTACGCATTAAAACATAAAGTGACCCGAAACGATAACTGGCATAAAAGGGGTCGTTAAACGAGGTCTTGATCCAGTAATGGGCCCAGGGGTGGGTTGGGGCCTCGAAGAGATGAGCAATCAATCGGTTCGGGGAGTTAGAAAGCGGACAGTCGAATTGTTAACGACTTTCttaacaaattaatttcaaagcTCCACTGGCCTCGGGAATGTGAAAATGTGTCTCCCCGCCTCTAATTAATTGATGGTCCCGTCGCATAAATTTGTGAAAGCCAACGCCAGTGGGGCCTTCACAATGAACGCCTTTTATGCGTTTATAACTCTATTTACTATTTTAGCCATTCCGGGGCTTTGTCTCGAGAGTCGAGAACCTCGGAGATgttcctaaaaaaaaaaaaaaaaaaacaaatctcTTGTCAGCTCGTTTTGTGTTTGTGCATGGCGGGGCATTGTTAATGGCAGTTCTTAAAAGGCCATAAAGTTGCTTTATGCGCCCATGAAATTAATATGCACACCATTATTCGACATGATTATAAAATATTGGTTATCTAGCGTGCACAAAAGCGCCACAAATGAGCCCAGCGATCTTTGATTTTCGGTCAACATTTGTTCGCATCCCTCACCTGGGCAGGTGACCTATGAGATCCCAGCCCAGCTCCCCGCTGAGCGCATTAACAAAGTCCCAAACAGTCGCAGTGTACTCTCTCTACGATCCTCGGAGGCAGCGTAGGCCCAACAAACATTTCAATTTGTGTATGTCCGTGCCGCGGTCCCCATTCCTTAGACGAGTTTTCTTTGGGGATATCAAATTGCAGGCATTTGTCACGAGGAGCGAGACACTGCGCCCCAAGTCACCTATAAATTAAAGACTTGT
This window contains:
- the LOC6501664 gene encoding protein arginine N-methyltransferase 1, producing the protein MSWDDILLTNHKSIPQSVLLEGRYSEFFNFYNNLETHIALLRDSVRTEAFRDAILQNREFFEGKIVLDVGCGTAILSLFAADAGASKVIAVENTDTADLALEIVKDNDKEHVVKVVKGLVEQLKLPDGIEKVDIIISEWMGNALYMEGMLNSVLFARDKWLKPGGLILPSLANLWMIGASDPHRMANLNFWRDVEGIDMSCLRKQFSQAPTVDCVPIQQLLTDECWIHSTHLDTVRNEPVVFRSNFVLRVLRPGVINVLVLYFDVGFFYGENQTPITLCTSPRSPWTHWEQTLLHLDEPLFVKANDQVRGILAMMPSAVNGRCMNFELSISFRGDRTRVESFKRFTSD